One window of Salegentibacter sp. Hel_I_6 genomic DNA carries:
- a CDS encoding glycoside hydrolase family 97 protein, which yields MLIFHKIIVAITFISAFLSISAQEAVVNSPDEALKLEVHLESGIPTYSVFYNNEVVLEKSRLGLKTNISDYSEALSFEESKTTSVEKSYESKKLKGSEINYNARELTATFTTQKGQKMDVIFRVSNNDIAFRYHLQKYSDTIAHVVTKEFTGFNFPNSAKSFLTPQSKSMVGFQRTKPSYEEGYYLDQEITKASSNNLGYTFPGLFKTEDHWILLSETGVDGTYVGAHLSDPNAEGEYTIAFPDSTENNDFGSTGAAISLPFSTPWRTITIGESLKPIVETTIPFDVVEPLYEASKDYEFGRGVWSWIMWQDGSMNYDDQVTYIDFAAEMGYEYILIDALWDQNIGYDRMDELVDYANSKNVDVFLWYNSNGVANDAPMTPRNKMHRAITRKKEMQWLQESGVKGLKVDFMGGDKQETIQLYEDIMSDANDYGLMMIFHGATIPRGWEVMYPNFISTEAVLASENLMFSQYANDQEARSAAIHPFIRNTVGSMDFGGTVLNERYNRTNDGGNFRRTSDAFQLATAVLFQTPVQFFALTPNNLEDAPEFAVDFMKNVPTTWDETIFIEGYPGEYSVLARRHKDQWYVAGINASKEAKKVSFSLPELKGNTFSIINDSKKGKTEKKEIKQKRGKFQVTIQPQGGFLITD from the coding sequence ATGTTGATATTTCATAAAATCATAGTTGCAATTACTTTTATAAGTGCATTTCTTTCAATTTCTGCACAGGAAGCTGTAGTCAACAGTCCTGACGAAGCATTGAAATTGGAAGTACACCTGGAATCTGGAATACCAACCTATTCCGTGTTCTACAATAATGAAGTGGTGCTGGAAAAATCCCGACTTGGACTAAAAACAAATATTTCAGACTATTCCGAAGCTTTGAGTTTTGAAGAAAGTAAAACCACTTCCGTAGAAAAGAGTTATGAATCCAAAAAGCTCAAAGGTTCAGAGATCAATTATAACGCACGTGAATTAACCGCCACTTTTACCACTCAAAAAGGGCAAAAAATGGATGTAATTTTCAGGGTTAGTAATAATGACATCGCTTTTAGGTACCATCTTCAAAAATACAGCGATACCATAGCCCACGTGGTGACGAAAGAATTTACAGGATTCAATTTCCCAAATTCAGCAAAAAGTTTCCTTACGCCTCAGTCCAAATCTATGGTAGGTTTTCAGCGTACCAAACCTAGTTACGAAGAGGGCTATTATTTAGATCAGGAGATTACTAAAGCTTCCTCCAATAATCTGGGATATACCTTTCCGGGATTATTTAAAACCGAAGATCACTGGATTCTTCTCTCTGAAACTGGGGTTGACGGCACCTACGTGGGTGCTCATCTAAGCGATCCAAATGCTGAAGGGGAGTATACCATCGCTTTTCCCGACAGTACTGAAAATAATGATTTTGGTAGCACAGGCGCGGCCATTTCCCTTCCATTTAGCACTCCGTGGCGGACTATCACAATTGGTGAAAGTTTAAAACCTATTGTAGAAACCACCATTCCTTTTGATGTGGTGGAGCCGCTTTATGAAGCCTCTAAGGATTATGAATTCGGGCGCGGCGTATGGAGCTGGATTATGTGGCAGGATGGCAGTATGAACTATGATGACCAGGTAACCTACATCGACTTTGCTGCTGAAATGGGTTATGAATACATCTTGATTGATGCGCTTTGGGACCAGAATATCGGCTACGACAGGATGGATGAGCTCGTTGATTACGCCAACAGCAAAAACGTTGATGTTTTCTTGTGGTACAATTCCAACGGAGTAGCCAATGACGCACCTATGACTCCGCGGAATAAAATGCACAGGGCTATAACCCGTAAAAAGGAAATGCAGTGGTTGCAGGAAAGCGGAGTAAAAGGCCTGAAAGTTGACTTTATGGGTGGTGATAAACAAGAGACCATTCAGCTTTATGAGGATATTATGTCTGATGCTAATGATTACGGGTTAATGATGATCTTTCACGGTGCCACAATTCCAAGGGGTTGGGAGGTAATGTATCCTAATTTTATAAGTACTGAAGCAGTTCTTGCTTCAGAAAATCTAATGTTCAGTCAGTATGCAAACGACCAGGAAGCCCGAAGTGCAGCCATTCATCCTTTTATAAGAAATACGGTGGGAAGTATGGATTTTGGTGGAACTGTTCTCAACGAAAGATACAACCGAACCAATGACGGCGGAAACTTTAGAAGAACCTCTGATGCTTTTCAACTGGCAACTGCAGTTCTATTTCAAACTCCGGTACAATTCTTTGCGTTAACGCCGAATAATCTCGAAGACGCTCCGGAATTCGCAGTAGACTTTATGAAAAATGTCCCTACCACCTGGGATGAGACCATTTTTATTGAAGGATATCCCGGAGAGTATAGCGTATTAGCAAGAAGGCATAAGGATCAATGGTATGTCGCCGGGATCAATGCGTCAAAAGAAGCAAAAAAAGTGAGCTTTTCCCTTCCGGAACTGAAAGGAAATACATTCAGTATTATTAATGACTCTAAAAAGGGGAAAACTGAAAAGAAAGAAATAAAACAAAAAAGAGGGAAATTTCAAGTGACCATTCAACCTCAGGGTGGATTTTTGATTACAGATTAG
- a CDS encoding endo-1,4-beta-xylanase — protein MLKSKNFPIFILLLSVVFTFHSCNSNKKSVDNDLSEATLKEAFKEKFYIGTTLNGRQIMGGKPEELEVAKIHFNSIVAENEMKSARIQPEEGEFNFSVSDNFVEFGEENNMHIHGHTLIWHSQSPDWFFVDKDGNTVSKEVLTQRMKDHIHTVVGRYKGRIHSWDVVNEAIEDDGNYRNSKFYQILGEDFIKLAFEFAHEADPEAQLYYNDYSMAVPGKRAGVVKMVKKLQEDGVTIHGIGMQGHIGLNHPDIGEFEKSLEAYGDLGKVMITELDLSVLPSPWGDAGAEISDNYDYDDKMNPFPDGLPEEVQQQFTKRYVEFFELFLKHQDKIERVALWGVNDGNSWKNNWPVRGRTDYPLLFDRENNAKPVVKELIDLASKD, from the coding sequence ATGCTTAAATCAAAAAACTTCCCTATTTTTATATTATTATTAAGTGTTGTTTTTACATTTCACAGTTGTAATTCTAATAAAAAATCAGTTGATAATGATTTATCTGAGGCGACATTAAAAGAAGCTTTTAAAGAGAAATTTTATATAGGAACTACACTAAATGGACGGCAAATTATGGGAGGTAAGCCTGAAGAGTTAGAAGTAGCTAAAATACATTTTAATTCTATTGTTGCTGAAAACGAGATGAAAAGCGCCAGGATACAGCCGGAAGAAGGAGAATTCAATTTTTCAGTGTCAGACAATTTTGTTGAATTTGGCGAAGAAAATAATATGCATATCCACGGGCACACATTGATATGGCATTCTCAGTCTCCTGACTGGTTTTTTGTCGATAAAGATGGAAATACGGTGTCTAAAGAAGTGCTTACCCAAAGAATGAAAGATCATATTCATACCGTTGTGGGCAGGTATAAAGGCAGAATCCATTCCTGGGATGTGGTTAATGAGGCTATAGAAGATGACGGGAATTATAGAAATAGTAAGTTCTATCAAATTTTAGGCGAAGATTTTATAAAACTGGCCTTTGAATTTGCCCACGAAGCCGATCCCGAAGCCCAGCTTTATTACAATGATTATTCTATGGCAGTACCGGGAAAACGTGCCGGAGTAGTAAAAATGGTTAAAAAACTTCAAGAAGATGGAGTGACTATTCACGGGATTGGGATGCAGGGACATATTGGATTAAACCATCCCGATATTGGTGAATTTGAAAAAAGCCTGGAAGCGTATGGAGACCTGGGAAAAGTGATGATTACTGAATTAGACCTTAGTGTCTTACCTTCCCCCTGGGGGGATGCCGGGGCAGAAATTTCAGATAATTATGATTATGATGATAAAATGAATCCGTTCCCTGATGGTTTACCGGAAGAAGTTCAGCAACAATTCACGAAAAGATATGTGGAGTTTTTCGAACTGTTTTTAAAACATCAGGATAAAATTGAAAGGGTAGCCCTTTGGGGAGTGAACGATGGAAATTCCTGGAAGAATAACTGGCCGGTACGGGGAAGAACCGACTATCCATTGTTATTCGATCGTGAAAATAATGCTAAACCGGTGGTAAAAGAATTAATTGATCTAGCTTCAAAAGACTAA
- a CDS encoding endo-1,4-beta-xylanase: protein MKNIKILSILFLASIFFTSCEEEIMEWEERSEEQRITTAEIPLELEEKISRYDALKTYSDYVLGAGIILDLYMNDENYRSIVNENFDEVTVGYAMKHGAMVNADGEINFEPIDDFIALTNQSGLSVYGHTLNWHANQNASYLNSLIAPTIIPGSSGANILDRSALEDGTFTGWPKNNPGDGITIVENAGLGSDSPAIELIAGSGASEPFNLQLATPDIPIVQGNEYEVSFYIKSDQPGQGRISFSGLENNYPYKDWYNTGEGTEAFETTSEWQQVTFTVSDFTDTSFGFFFDLGYVPGVTYYIDVATISVVDPNTGSETVNLISNGDFEGGNLDGWNGYGNESTRAVSAQGEGYGNTGYAMVLTNPAEAELYSAQQVFALNEPLEEGTEYTYSFYVKADVPATVQVQIQGGTAQYSGPIDIGTTWTQIERTFTPTAGNNSFVFDFGLTPATVFIDDVVLTSGEIATGSETVVIEMSDEEKAEIIGDALEHWISGMVTRYKDDVTAWDVVNEPMKEGGSLRDGNVTDLASDDFYWVKYLGKDYAVTAFKLAREYGNPSDILFINDYNLEASLAKLDGLIEFTQYIESQGATVDGIGTQMHVSLTTSRENIVEMFQKMAATGKQIKVSELDVRLGTASPTTDQLTQQADMYQFIIDSYREYVPSSQQYGITLWNISDNEQEHEFWLPDESPNVWDANYERKPAYKGVADGLAGRDVSEDFTGELE from the coding sequence ATGAAAAATATAAAAATTTTATCCATTTTATTTCTTGCTTCTATTTTTTTTACCTCTTGTGAAGAGGAAATAATGGAATGGGAAGAAAGATCTGAAGAACAGCGGATAACCACGGCAGAGATTCCTTTGGAACTTGAAGAGAAGATTAGTAGGTACGATGCTTTAAAGACCTATTCAGATTATGTATTGGGAGCCGGTATAATATTGGATCTTTACATGAACGATGAAAACTATAGGTCTATAGTAAATGAAAATTTTGATGAAGTTACTGTAGGTTATGCCATGAAACATGGCGCGATGGTCAATGCAGATGGGGAAATTAATTTTGAACCTATAGATGATTTTATTGCACTAACAAACCAAAGCGGGTTGAGTGTATATGGCCATACCCTAAATTGGCATGCCAACCAAAACGCGAGCTATTTAAATAGTTTAATAGCCCCTACTATAATTCCTGGATCTAGCGGTGCTAATATCCTTGATAGATCAGCATTAGAGGATGGTACCTTTACTGGTTGGCCAAAAAATAATCCTGGAGATGGTATAACTATCGTTGAAAATGCCGGTTTGGGAAGTGATTCCCCCGCAATAGAACTTATTGCAGGCTCAGGGGCTTCAGAACCATTTAATTTACAACTTGCAACTCCAGATATTCCAATTGTTCAAGGCAATGAATATGAAGTTTCTTTTTATATTAAATCAGATCAACCTGGTCAGGGACGTATATCTTTTAGCGGATTAGAAAATAACTATCCTTATAAAGACTGGTATAATACGGGTGAAGGTACCGAAGCTTTTGAAACCACTTCTGAATGGCAACAAGTTACATTTACGGTCAGTGATTTTACAGATACAAGTTTTGGATTTTTCTTTGATCTTGGATATGTTCCGGGTGTTACTTACTATATTGATGTAGCTACTATAAGCGTAGTAGATCCAAACACAGGATCAGAAACTGTAAACCTTATTTCAAATGGGGATTTTGAAGGTGGCAACTTAGACGGTTGGAATGGTTATGGAAATGAATCTACCCGAGCAGTCTCTGCTCAAGGAGAAGGATATGGTAATACCGGATACGCCATGGTTTTAACCAACCCTGCTGAAGCTGAATTATATAGCGCCCAACAGGTTTTTGCTTTAAACGAGCCGTTGGAAGAAGGAACTGAATATACTTATTCTTTTTATGTAAAAGCAGATGTTCCAGCAACTGTGCAGGTCCAAATTCAAGGAGGTACTGCCCAATATTCTGGACCCATTGATATAGGAACAACCTGGACTCAAATTGAAAGGACTTTCACACCTACAGCAGGCAATAATAGTTTCGTTTTTGATTTTGGGCTAACCCCAGCGACTGTTTTTATCGATGATGTTGTGTTAACTTCTGGTGAAATAGCAACAGGATCTGAAACAGTTGTCATTGAAATGTCTGATGAAGAAAAAGCTGAAATTATTGGCGATGCCCTGGAACACTGGATTTCTGGAATGGTAACCCGATATAAAGATGATGTAACTGCCTGGGATGTTGTGAATGAGCCGATGAAAGAGGGCGGTTCGCTTCGTGATGGTAATGTAACAGATCTTGCAAGCGACGATTTTTATTGGGTGAAATATTTAGGTAAAGATTATGCAGTAACCGCTTTTAAACTCGCCCGGGAATATGGAAATCCTTCAGATATACTTTTTATAAACGATTATAACCTGGAAGCGAGCCTTGCAAAATTAGATGGATTGATTGAATTTACCCAATATATAGAAAGTCAGGGGGCTACAGTAGATGGTATCGGTACACAAATGCATGTATCTTTAACTACGAGTAGGGAAAATATTGTTGAAATGTTCCAGAAAATGGCAGCTACTGGAAAACAGATAAAAGTTTCAGAATTGGATGTAAGGCTTGGTACCGCTTCCCCAACAACCGATCAGCTTACACAGCAGGCAGATATGTACCAATTTATAATAGACTCCTATAGAGAATATGTTCCAAGTTCTCAGCAATATGGTATCACGCTTTGGAATATATCGGATAACGAACAGGAGCATGAATTTTGGTTGCCCGATGAATCCCCTAACGTATGGGATGCAAATTACGAAAGAAAACCCGCTTATAAGGGAGTAGCAGACGGTCTTGCTGGACGTGATGTAAGCGAAGATTTTACTGGGGAATTAGAATAA
- a CDS encoding glycan-binding surface protein, which translates to MKENILSKNWWQRISVFGIVLLGLLVMACSNDDEDEDGGEVVVNAIYLQDVDSEVQDREVSFARLGQLLRLEGSGFTGMRRIYINGFETSFNPVYVSETSMLIRVSGDTPTIEAEEDVRNTIRLVKDNSEATIEFEIRSSAPGINKISHTLPNPGEEITVYGTGLIEVNRVVFPGDVEVTEGITFDEEDGEFFTVTVPEGVSEDGGSLYIESANGAAYSPSYFNVQDGVILNFDGMGELGEFGNTIRQDALISEPMGMGNVSQGNYVAHRPDSIEAFDAGRNRVSEVFTSGNESWRSQFTPFIPASTPLEEVAFQFDIYVPEPWSESGYLKILLINNFNGGEWAGGVYNYVPWIVEGEVEPFETEGWTTVTIPFTDFYLFNDGEEYTFDDVLQFRESANFKNFGIFFENSDFNLSDIPGYSSDVDFPSAETSVQVYTDNWRIVPSETPTVTDFPE; encoded by the coding sequence ATGAAGGAGAATATATTAAGCAAGAATTGGTGGCAAAGGATATCTGTTTTTGGGATAGTCCTCTTAGGACTTCTGGTAATGGCATGCTCCAATGATGATGAAGATGAAGACGGCGGTGAGGTTGTGGTCAATGCAATTTACTTACAAGACGTGGATTCTGAAGTTCAGGATAGGGAAGTTAGTTTTGCACGTTTGGGCCAGCTTTTGCGTCTGGAAGGTTCGGGTTTTACGGGAATGAGGAGAATTTATATAAATGGTTTTGAGACATCTTTCAACCCTGTTTATGTTTCCGAAACTTCAATGCTAATAAGAGTTTCAGGAGATACGCCTACAATCGAGGCCGAAGAAGATGTTCGTAACACAATTCGTTTGGTAAAAGACAATTCAGAAGCTACAATTGAATTTGAAATCCGATCTTCAGCCCCAGGCATCAATAAAATTTCTCATACCCTTCCTAATCCCGGGGAAGAAATTACAGTATACGGTACTGGTTTAATTGAGGTTAACAGGGTGGTTTTTCCAGGTGATGTAGAAGTAACAGAAGGAATCACATTTGATGAGGAAGATGGTGAATTTTTTACCGTAACCGTTCCTGAAGGTGTTTCAGAAGATGGCGGATCCCTATATATAGAATCTGCCAACGGCGCAGCTTACTCCCCTTCATATTTCAACGTACAAGATGGGGTTATACTTAATTTTGATGGTATGGGGGAGCTGGGTGAATTTGGTAATACCATTCGTCAGGATGCATTAATATCTGAACCGATGGGGATGGGCAATGTTTCCCAGGGTAATTATGTAGCCCACCGCCCAGATAGTATTGAGGCTTTTGATGCCGGTAGAAATCGTGTTTCTGAAGTATTCACCTCGGGGAACGAAAGTTGGCGTTCTCAATTCACCCCTTTTATTCCTGCTTCAACACCATTGGAAGAAGTGGCCTTTCAATTTGATATTTATGTTCCAGAGCCTTGGTCTGAGAGTGGTTACCTTAAAATTTTACTCATAAACAACTTTAATGGAGGCGAATGGGCCGGGGGCGTCTATAATTATGTGCCCTGGATAGTAGAGGGAGAAGTGGAGCCATTTGAAACAGAAGGCTGGACTACAGTTACCATTCCTTTCACTGATTTTTATTTATTCAATGATGGTGAAGAATATACTTTTGATGACGTTTTACAATTTAGGGAGTCTGCCAATTTTAAAAATTTTGGGATATTCTTCGAAAATTCAGATTTTAACTTGAGTGATATTCCTGGTTATAGCAGTGATGTAGATTTTCCTTCGGCCGAAACTTCAGTCCAGGTCTACACCGATAATTGGCGCATTGTTCCTTCAGAAACCCCTACTGTAACTGATTTTCCTGAATAA
- a CDS encoding RagB/SusD family nutrient uptake outer membrane protein, which yields MRKNKIIHQLFVATFLISFFSCSDDLDIEPNDQIAKENFFQSEEDFQAATAPLYNRVWFSFNDKFYFGLGDGRSYNLYAPFSDYVYPFSDLTETGLTGPLVEAWRSFYVVIQQSNNTISSINESSVDEEIKKRYVAEARFMRGVAYWYIASLWGDAIITTSQAEIISNPIVNKSPRSDVYEFALRDLEYAAMFLPEQAGQAGRLTRYSAYGMLSRFYLSYSGLSDNPNSGSRDQELLNLAEMSAEKVINEGPYSLMEDYEDLFLIENNNNSESLFALQWVPNGEYGVNNTHQSYFALGSEITGDDAAYGFYTRASYDVLQEYEPNDLRRRATWMADGDFYPEINQANGGYEVDHENTYVNVKKGVVGSNRDNPDITRQNSGLNTYMLRLGEVYLNYAEAVLGNSASTSDPMALMYVNELRERAGLESKSSLTFEDILHERRVELAMEGQFWYDLVRWAYYEQQEVVSYIDDQERAVITPFTYQAETNTVSVDETRDVTTRAVGDVDESIFLLPYPESEVVQNPLLREDPVPYEFTEERLTEELF from the coding sequence ATGCGTAAAAATAAAATAATTCACCAGCTTTTTGTAGCTACGTTTCTCATCAGTTTTTTTAGCTGTAGTGATGACTTGGATATAGAACCAAACGATCAAATAGCCAAAGAAAATTTTTTCCAGTCTGAAGAAGATTTTCAGGCTGCAACGGCACCACTTTACAATAGAGTTTGGTTTTCTTTTAATGACAAATTTTACTTTGGATTAGGGGATGGTCGCTCATACAATTTATATGCACCGTTTTCTGACTATGTATATCCATTCAGCGATTTAACTGAAACAGGTTTAACTGGCCCGCTGGTGGAAGCCTGGAGATCATTCTATGTGGTTATTCAACAGTCAAATAACACAATATCTTCAATCAACGAAAGCAGTGTTGATGAGGAAATAAAAAAACGTTACGTAGCTGAAGCTCGGTTTATGAGGGGAGTTGCTTATTGGTATATTGCTTCGCTTTGGGGTGATGCAATAATTACAACAAGTCAGGCAGAAATTATTAGTAATCCTATTGTTAATAAAAGTCCGAGAAGTGATGTTTATGAATTTGCATTACGTGATTTAGAATATGCCGCTATGTTTTTACCGGAACAAGCCGGCCAGGCAGGAAGATTAACCAGGTATAGTGCTTATGGAATGCTATCCCGTTTTTATCTTTCTTACTCAGGTCTTAGCGATAATCCCAATAGTGGTTCAAGAGATCAGGAGCTTCTTAATTTAGCTGAAATGTCAGCAGAAAAGGTTATTAATGAAGGACCCTATTCTTTAATGGAAGATTACGAAGATTTGTTCCTCATAGAGAATAACAATAATTCTGAATCTTTATTTGCTCTTCAATGGGTTCCAAATGGGGAATATGGGGTAAATAATACACATCAATCATATTTTGCGCTTGGATCGGAAATTACGGGAGACGATGCGGCATATGGCTTTTATACCCGAGCCTCTTACGATGTTCTTCAAGAATATGAACCTAACGATCTTCGACGGCGAGCAACCTGGATGGCAGATGGCGATTTTTATCCTGAAATAAATCAGGCAAATGGTGGTTACGAAGTAGATCACGAAAACACTTATGTGAATGTAAAAAAGGGCGTGGTAGGTTCCAATAGGGATAACCCTGATATTACTAGACAGAATTCAGGTCTAAATACATATATGTTGCGATTAGGTGAAGTTTATTTGAATTATGCAGAAGCGGTTTTAGGTAATAGTGCATCTACGAGTGACCCTATGGCTCTCATGTATGTAAATGAATTGCGTGAAAGAGCCGGTTTAGAATCAAAATCCAGTCTAACTTTTGAAGATATTCTACACGAAAGAAGAGTAGAGTTAGCTATGGAAGGACAGTTCTGGTATGATTTAGTGAGATGGGCATATTACGAGCAACAAGAGGTCGTTAGTTATATAGATGACCAGGAAAGGGCTGTTATCACACCTTTTACTTATCAAGCCGAAACCAATACAGTTTCTGTCGATGAAACACGGGATGTAACAACACGGGCAGTAGGAGATGTTGATGAGAGCATATTCCTTTTGCCATATCCCGAATCTGAAGTGGTCCAGAACCCATTACTTAGGGAGGATCCTGTGCCCTATGAGTTTACAGAAGAACGACTAACTGAAGAATTATTTTAG